CTAATACTATTTCAAATTTAACGAGTTTCGCTTTCAACAATTTGATTTTTTTCAAGATATGACATTATGTCATCTATAACTTCTTTTACACTTTTTATTTCGTTTATCAAGCCAACGGATTGTCCAGCCATAAAAGAGCCGTGTTCTTCGTCTCCATATACAAAAGCCTTCATTAGACTTCCAACCAATGCTTCTTCAGCTTCTTCAGGAGAAGAGGATTCCAGTTTTGCAATCTTTTTTCCGAAAGGTGTTTTAATTATTCTAGCTGGATGCCCCATTTTTTGCCCTGTTATAATTGTATCTCTTATTCCAGCTTCTAATATTTTTCTTTTATAAGTTTCATGAGCTTCACATTCATAAGTTGCTATGAATCTCGTTCCCATTTGTATAGCTTCAGCCCCTAAAACAAAGGCAGCTAAAGCTCCTGGACCATCAGCAATTCCCCCGGCAGCTATAACTGGAACAGAAAGTATACTGGCAAGTTTTCTAACTAACACCATTGTTGTAACATCTCCGATGTGTCCACCGCATTCCATTCCTTCGCCTATAATAGCATCAGCACCAGC
This is a stretch of genomic DNA from Petrotoga sp. 9PWA.NaAc.5.4. It encodes these proteins:
- a CDS encoding nitronate monooxygenase, yielding MKLTNNKIVQLLNIKYPILEGGMAWVGTAKLAAAVSNAGGLGTIGSGNMDASLLKKQIDTIKQLTDKPYAVNVIMLNPHIDEVIDLIINEKVPVAILGAGNSSKYIPKLKDNGITTLAVVSSENLALRLENAGADAIIGEGMECGGHIGDVTTMVLVRKLASILSVPVIAAGGIADGPGALAAFVLGAEAIQMGTRFIATYECEAHETYKRKILEAGIRDTIITGQKMGHPARIIKTPFGKKIAKLESSSPEEAEEALVGSLMKAFVYGDEEHGSFMAGQSVGLINEIKSVKEVIDDIMSYLEKNQIVESETR